The genomic segment GCCGCGCTCATTGCCGCGACCCCGTCCGCCCGCTCCGCCTCCGCGGCGCTGTTGGGTGCTCATCAGAACTCCAGTCCTGCTTCACGGGCGCCGTCGGCGAGTGCCGCGACGCGTCCTGCGTACTTGTTGCCAGCGCGGTCGAAGACGACGGTCGAGATGCCGGCCTTCTTGGCGCGGTCCGCTACGAGCTCACCGACGCGCTTGGCCTTGGCCGACTTGTCGCCAGCCAGTCCACGCAGATCAGCTTCCATCGTCGATGCGGAGACCAGGGTGCGGCCTTCGAGGTCGTTGACGACCTGAGCGACGATGTGCTTGCTCGAGCGCGTGACGACGAGACGCGGCCGGTCAGCCGAGCCTTCGATCTTCTTGCGTCCGCGCACCTGACGACGCAGACGCGACGCAGTGCGAGGCGCTGTGTGCTTGGCGTGCTTGATCGAGATTGCCATTTACTTACCGGCCTTTCCGACCTTGCGACGAACGTGCTCGCCGGCGTAGCGCACGCCCTTGCCCTTGTAAGGCTCAGGCTTGCGGATCTTGCGGATGTTGGCTGCGACTTCACCGACGGCCTGCTTGTCGATGCCGTGCACGGCAAACTTGGTGGGTGACTCGACCGAGAACGTGATGCCCTCGGGAGCCTGGACCGGGACCGGGTGGCTGAAGCCGAGCGCGAACTCGAGTGCAGCCGGGCCCTTGGCCTGGACGCGGTAACCAACGCCGACGATTTCGAGCTTCTTCTCGTAACCTTCGGTGACGCCGATGACCATGTTGCTGATCAGCGTGCGGGAGAGGCCGTGAAGAGCCTTGCTCTTGCGCTCGTCGTTGGGACGCTCGACTGCGAGCGTGCCGTCATCGTCCTTGCGAACGGTGATCGGCTCGGCCACGGTGT from the Aeromicrobium panaciterrae genome contains:
- the rplR gene encoding 50S ribosomal protein L18; translation: MAISIKHAKHTAPRTASRLRRQVRGRKKIEGSADRPRLVVTRSSKHIVAQVVNDLEGRTLVSASTMEADLRGLAGDKSAKAKRVGELVADRAKKAGISTVVFDRAGNKYAGRVAALADGAREAGLEF
- the rplF gene encoding 50S ribosomal protein L6, with the protein product MSRIGKMPVAVPMGVEVTIEGQDVRVKGPKGELAHTVAEPITVRKDDDGTLAVERPNDERKSKALHGLSRTLISNMVIGVTEGYEKKLEIVGVGYRVQAKGPAALEFALGFSHPVPVQAPEGITFSVESPTKFAVHGIDKQAVGEVAANIRKIRKPEPYKGKGVRYAGEHVRRKVGKAGK